In Pantoea agglomerans, the genomic stretch CGCGCCCTTTGGCATTGCCCAGCAGCCCCACCGCCTTTTTGCGCATGTTATAGATACGCTCGATACCCTCAAGATCCTCGCAGAGCTGATAGCCGATAACGCCGCCCTCGCGCTGCGCCATCAGGCGATCCAGCCGGGCGCAGAGCGAAGAGACCTGCTGATCGATCAGCGCGCCGTCGTCGCCGGCGAACTCGACGATATTGAGGCCAAGCATCTCTTTGTCCGGCACGTCGGTAATCAGCTCGCGCACCGAATGCCAGACGATATCTTCTCGCGCCAGGTTAAGCACTTTGGAGTCCACGGTCTCCACCGACAGCGCCTTCGCCTCAACCATAAAGGGGGCGTTGCGCAGCGCGGAGTCGAAAGAGTCATATTTAATATTCACCAGCCGACGCACTTTGGGAATCGGCGTAATATCGAGCCGCGCCTCGGTGATAAAGGCCAGCGTGCCCTCGGCGCCGCACAGAATGCGCGTCAGGTCGAAGGTCTGCATGTCGTCGCTAAAGACGTGGCGCAGATCGTAGCCGGTGAGGAAGCGGTTCAGCTTCGGAAACTTCTCCAGAATCAGCGCGCGCTGTTCGCGGCATCGCGTCAGCACCTGCTGATAGATGCGCCCTTCTGGCGTCGCGGTCTGCGCCAGCGTCTCCGCCAGCGCGGCGGCCATCGGCCGGGTATCGAGAATATCGCCGCCGAGCAGCACCGCGCGCAGCCCCAGCACATGATCGGAGGTTTTACCGTAGACCAGCGATCCCTGGCCTGAGGCGTCAGTATTGATCATGCCGCCCAGCGTCGCGCGGTTGCTGGTAGAGAGCTCCGGCGAGAAGAAAAAGCCGTAGGGCTTAAGCCAGGCGTTAAGCTGATCCTTGACCACGCCCGCTTCGACGCGCACCCAGCCCTGCTCAGGATTGATCTCCAGAATGCGGTTCATATGGCGCGACATGTCGACCACGATGCCCTGATTCAGCGACTGCCCGTTGGTACCGGTGCCGCCACCGCGCGGCGTAAAGGTGAGATCGTTAAAGCGCGCCTCGCCCGCCACGCGCGCAATCAGAGCCACGTCGGCGGTAGAGCGCGGAAAAAGCACCGCGTCCGGCAGCAGCTGGTAGATGCTGTTGTCGGTGGACATTAACAGACGATCGGCGTAGCTGGTGGCGGTATCGCCGGTGAAGCCCTGCGCCTTCAGCGCGTCGAGGAATGTCAGCACCCGTTGAACGAGGCCGGGCGCCTGAGAAATCTGTGGGATCATTATTGAGAGACCAGATGTTGTAATCGTGTGTGTTGCTTGTTTTGTCTGAACGCTCCGTTTTAACACATTTTTTTCGCGCTCGCCTTTTTTTCCGGCGCGGGTAAAAGCCGCGCTTTCGCCTCTGTTTAAAGCCGCCAAAATAGCTCATCATTAAGCCGGGCCTGATTGCCCCCTAATGAAGGATTATTTGAGGTCGTTGTCTCTTATGAAAAACCTGCACCGCACCACGGATATGCCGCAGAGGCTCTTTACGCTGCTCTTTATCCTGCTGATGATCGTCGCCTGTATCTGGATAGTTCAGCCTTTTATACTGGGTTTCGCCTGGGCAAGCATGGTGGTGATCGCCACCTGGCCGCTGATGCTGCGCGTGCAGCGGCTGCTGTGGAACCGGCGTTCGCTGGCGGTCATCGTGATGACGCTGCTCTTGCTGCTGCTGTTTATTATTCCCATTGCGCTGCTGGTCAACAGCCTGATCGACAACAGCGCGCCCGTTATCGCCTGGGCGACGCAGGGTCATATGGAGATGCCGTCGCTGCTGTGGCTGAATGATATCCCGGCCATCGGCGAAAAACTCTTTTCCAGCTACCACAAGCTGGTGGCGGGCGGCGGCTCGGCCATTATGGCGAAACTGCAGCCCTACGTCGGTCGCACCACCGGCTTCTTTGTCGCTCAGGCGGGTCATTTTGGCCGGCTGATGATCCATCTCGGCGTGATGCTGCTGTTCAGCGCCCTGCTGTTCTGGCGCGGCGAACAGGCGGCGCAGGGCATTCGTCACTTCGCGTTTCGTATGGCAGGCCGTCGCGGCGACGCCACGGTGCTGCTGGCGGGTCAGGCGATCCGCGCCGTGGCGCTCGGCGTGGTGGTGACCGCGCTGGTGCAGGGCGTGCTGGGCGGCATCGGCCTCGCGCTCTCCGGCATCCCCTACGCCACGCTGCTTACCGTGCTGATGATCCTCTGCTGTCTGGTGCAGATCGGCCCGCTGCTGGTGCTGGTGCCCGCCATTATCTGGCTTTACTGGAGCGGCGACACCACCTGGGGCACGGTGCTGCTGATCTGGAGCTGCGTAGTCGGCACGCTGGATAACGTGCTGCGCCCGGTGCTGATCCGTATGGGCGCCGATTTACCGATGATCCTTATCCTCTCCGGCGTTATCGGCGGGCTGGTGGCCTTCGGCCTGATTGGTCTGTTTATCGGTCCGGTGGTGCTGGCGGTCTCCTACCGGCTGGTGTCCGTATGGATGCATGAGGCACCGCCGCCGCCAGAGGGCGACCTCGCCAGCGTGGTCGAGATCCTGTCCGATCATGAAGAAGAGCATCTGCCCTCCTGAGACCGGGCTCAGGGCGGTTAACCGCCCTGACTCATTTGCGTCACGTTAACATTTTTTTCCATTAGCGGTTTTTAAGAAAAAACGCAGTTTTCGGCCATGAGGCCGCATATCAGCGTTGAATAGTTTATTTTTCGCACTGGTTCACCCCAATTTCGCCCCTAAACAGGTGACAAAAGTTTATTGGCTTTAAACTAATAAGAGGATTCTTAAAGACTCAGAAGCGCGCGATGAATAACATGATTCCTAAGTTTGAAATCAACCTACTGATTTTTAAACAACCTTTTTCCCCTGAGTAAAGTGAAGAATTGCTGTGTGTAGTCTTTGCCCATCCCCTGTGATGGGCTTTTTTTTGGCCCAAAGAAAGCAAAAAGGCCAGCAAAGCTGGCCTTTTTACGGCAAATTAGCCTATCTAATCATGTACTTTTGCCTAACTCAGCCAGCGACAGCCAGGTTTCCACCACAGTGTCTGGATTGAGCGACAGGCTGTCGATACCCTCTTCCATTAGCCAGGCCGCAAAGTCCTGATGGTCGGACGGCCCCTGCCCGCAGATGCCGACATATTTGCCCTGCTTTTTCGCCGCCTGAATCGCCATCGACAGCAGCGCTTTCACCGCCTCATTGCGCTCGTCAAACAGCGCCGACACCACGCCCGAATCGCGATCCAGCCCCAGCGCCAGCTGCGTCATATCGTTCGAGCCGATAGAGAAGCCGTCGAAGTGCTCAAGGAACTGCTCGGCCAGCAGGGCGTTGGAGGGGATTTCGCACATCATAATGATTTTCAGGCCGTTCTCGCCGCGCTTCAGGCCCTGACGGCCCAGCTCCTCCACCACCGCCTGCGCCTGCGCGACGGTGCGCACAAAGGGCACCATGA encodes the following:
- the ydiK gene encoding AI-2E family transporter YdiK; amino-acid sequence: MKNLHRTTDMPQRLFTLLFILLMIVACIWIVQPFILGFAWASMVVIATWPLMLRVQRLLWNRRSLAVIVMTLLLLLLFIIPIALLVNSLIDNSAPVIAWATQGHMEMPSLLWLNDIPAIGEKLFSSYHKLVAGGGSAIMAKLQPYVGRTTGFFVAQAGHFGRLMIHLGVMLLFSALLFWRGEQAAQGIRHFAFRMAGRRGDATVLLAGQAIRAVALGVVVTALVQGVLGGIGLALSGIPYATLLTVLMILCCLVQIGPLLVLVPAIIWLYWSGDTTWGTVLLIWSCVVGTLDNVLRPVLIRMGADLPMILILSGVIGGLVAFGLIGLFIGPVVLAVSYRLVSVWMHEAPPPPEGDLASVVEILSDHEEEHLPS